From the Euphorbia lathyris chromosome 6, ddEupLath1.1, whole genome shotgun sequence genome, one window contains:
- the LOC136233012 gene encoding uncharacterized protein isoform X3, whose protein sequence is MEKNTGKFMKELWTLLLSAQRNESGVPQQFLDAKEEETRKKQAEVDRITNEIQRKKEKESKELERERSKKMDGGAQMKTNFDALEASKHLPKGSSGYLEDEKEVGNRNGTRGRNRFSRSPQSIGHSSSPRRGSPSRNISEKHKSRSLSRSPEALKRTISPDRVYRSPRKRSGTPRRRYPSRGSRSPSRRISSYSRQRSRSPSLRRSPSPVRRRLRSPIRGRSPSPIRRRSPSPIRRRRSPSPVRRRRSPSPIRRRRSPSPIRRRRSPSPVGRRMSPSPIGRRRSPSPIRRRRSPSPLRRRRSPSPMSRISPSPIGRGRSPMLTRRRSPPAMRRRSPIPRHRSPSPVRSRYQRSPSTSLGESPSLRNRSPNPAQRRSAIALPRSPSPYGSNSPSPIRRRIHSAVRRSSKEHRMSPEESPEQRVSTQEKSLAVPRRPTSSLRSPQRDVKPVSPFHSESPPIARTGNSRDDRRSNSPHESPLRQRGGRRNRSTSSSGSPVRQRKGRTTNDASLSPPLRPKEQQPYRRTPESSKEDEDSDYARDYRARSSQKRPVDSSITNKQKDSLAKVQSKDEYSERMPGHQATESQSRLDIVESRRRDQEIKSEKGHRKRAHTQTPERHISPVTYKDSLVEERQPISHVGGKKSDEKDRSRSNNVKENDKHHKSEIRQMMVEKVDQSNGDGAFDSGTEGSGKRRTDSKEKRKHKRSHREEVTSDNDDSYDSEIGEKKVSKRRRKEEKKQRKEEKRRRREERRRRREERRAEKLKRKDPNGTSSSDDEHSGRRESHPSDGEDAHSEQKKLEIELRKKAIESLKAKKGISH, encoded by the exons ATGGAGAAAAACACAGGAAAGTTTATGAAAGAGCTTTGGACACTACTTCTTAGTGCACAGAGGAATGAAAGTGGTGTTCCTCAGCAGTTCTTGGATGCGAAGGAAGAGGAAACACGAAAGAAGCAg GCAGAGGTGGATAGGATAACAAATGAAATTCAgaggaaaaaagaaaaggagagTAAAGAACTTGAGCGGGAGAGATCCAAGAAGATG GACGGTGGAGCTCAAATGAAGACCAATTTTGATGCTTTGGAGGCCTCAAAACATTTGCCAAAGGGTTCAAGTGGTTATCTGGAGGATGAGAAAGAAGTTGGCAATAGGAATGGCACGAGAGGGAGGAATAG GTTTTCTAGATCTCCTCAATCCATTGGTCATTCATCTTCACCCCGTCG AGGCTCACCTTCTCGTAACATCAG TGAGAAACACAAGTCAAGAAGTCTATCAAGATCACCAGAAGCACTAAAGCGAACCATTTCTCCTGATAGGGTTTACCGCTCACCAAGAAAAAGATCTGGTACACCTCGTAGGAGGTATCCATCTAGGGGTTCTCGTTCTCCTTCAAGGAGGATATCATCATATTCTAGGCAAAGGTCTAGATCACCTTCACTTCGCAGGTCACCATCTCCGGTGCGACGTAGACTGCGGTCACCAATTCGTGGCAGGTCACCTTCCCCAATTCGTCGTAGATCTCCTTCACCCATACGGCGTCGTAGATCTCCATCTCCTGTTCGGCGTCGTAGGTCTCCATCTCCCATTCGGCGCCGTAGGTCCCCGTCTCCCATTCGGCGCCGTAGATCCCCATCTCCCGTTGGGCGCCGTATGTCCCCATCTCCCATTGGGCGCCGAAGATCCCCATCTCCTATTCGACGTAGGAGATCTCCTTCCCCCCTCAGACGCCGCAGATCACCTTCCCCCATGAGTCGCATATCACCCTCACCTATTGGACGTGGTAGGTCACCCATGCTCACTCGGCGTAGGTCACCACCAGCCATGAGGCGTAGGTCTCCTATTCCACGACATAGATCACCCTCTCCAGTTCGCAGCAGGTACCAAAGATCTCCATCAACTTCCCTTGGTGAGTCTCCATCACTAAGAAACAGGTCACCAAACCCTGCCCAGAGGAGATCAGCTATTGCTCTGCCTAGGTCTCCTTCACCTTATGGTTCCAATTCTCCTTCTCCAATCCGGCGTAGAATTCATTCAGCTGTGAGGAGATCTTCGAAGGAGCATAGGATGTCACCTGAAGAATCTCCTGAGCAAAGAGTTAG TACGCAGGAAAAGTCACTTGCTGTGCCACGTAGGCCTACTAGTTCCTTGAGGTCTCCACAAAGAGATGTAAAACCTGTGTCACCTTTTCACTCAGAATCTCCACCAATTGCAAGGACTGGGAATTCTAGAGATGATAGAAG GTCAAATAGTCCACATGAGAGTCCTTTGAGGCAAAGAGGAGGGCGAAGAAATAG ATCTACTAGTTCATCTGGGAGCCCTGTGAGACAAAGAAAGGGTCGTACTACAAATGATGCCAGCTTAAGCCCTCCACTGAGGCCAAAAGAGCAGCAGCCCTATCGTAGAACTCCAGAATCTAGCAAAGAGGATGAAGATTCTGATTATGCTCG GGACTATAGAGCCAGGTCTTCACAGAAACGTCCGGTTGATTCTTCCATCACCAATAAGCAGAAAGACTCTCTTGCCAAGGTTCAGTCCAAGGATGAATACTCTGAAAGAATGCCTGGTCATCAGGCTACAGAATCTCAGAGCCGTCTTGATATTGTGGAATCAAGGAGAAGAGACCAGGAAATAAAGAG TGAGAAGGGTCATCGGAAGAGGGCTCATACTCAAACTCCTGAAAGGCATATTTCTCCTGTAACATACAAGGATTCCTTGGTGGAGGAGAGGCAACCTATTTCACATGTTGGAGGTAAAAAATCTGATGAGAAAGACCGTTCGCGCTCAAACAATGTTAAGGAGAATGATAAGCACCATAAATCAGAAATCAGGCAAATGATGGTTGAAAAAGTTGATCAAAGTAATGGCGATGGCGCTTTTGACTCTGGCACTGAGGGGAGTGGCAAGCGAAGAACTGATAGTAAGGAAAAGCGAAAGCATAAAAGATCACATAGGGAAGAAGTGACTTCAGATAATGATGACAGCTATGATTCTGAAATTGGAGAAAAGAAAGTGTCTAAGAGGAGAAGAAAGGAGGAAAAGAAGCAGCGAAAGGAGGAAAAACGGAGGCGGCGCGAGGAACGGCGTCGCAGGAGAGAAGAACGACGTGCAGAGAAGCTGAAACGGAAAGATCCAAATGGTACTAGTTCTTCTGATGATGAACATTCAGGGAGGAGGGAGTCTCATCCCAGTGATGGTGAAGATGCACATTCTGAGCAGAAGAAGCTTGAGATTGAGTTGAGGAAGAAGGCTATTGAATCACTCAAAGCAAAGAAGGGCATTAGCCACTGA
- the LOC136233012 gene encoding uncharacterized protein isoform X1, producing the protein MSGGFFRGTSADQDTRFSNKQAKLMKSQKFPPELEHLVDMKKVKMDVMRPWIANRVTEILGFEDEVLINFIYGLLDAKEVNGKEVQISLTGFMEKNTGKFMKELWTLLLSAQRNESGVPQQFLDAKEEETRKKQAEVDRITNEIQRKKEKESKELERERSKKMDGGAQMKTNFDALEASKHLPKGSSGYLEDEKEVGNRNGTRGRNRFSRSPQSIGHSSSPRRGSPSRNISEKHKSRSLSRSPEALKRTISPDRVYRSPRKRSGTPRRRYPSRGSRSPSRRISSYSRQRSRSPSLRRSPSPVRRRLRSPIRGRSPSPIRRRSPSPIRRRRSPSPVRRRRSPSPIRRRRSPSPIRRRRSPSPVGRRMSPSPIGRRRSPSPIRRRRSPSPLRRRRSPSPMSRISPSPIGRGRSPMLTRRRSPPAMRRRSPIPRHRSPSPVRSRYQRSPSTSLGESPSLRNRSPNPAQRRSAIALPRSPSPYGSNSPSPIRRRIHSAVRRSSKEHRMSPEESPEQRVSTQEKSLAVPRRPTSSLRSPQRDVKPVSPFHSESPPIARTGNSRDDRRSNSPHESPLRQRGGRRNRSTSSSGSPVRQRKGRTTNDASLSPPLRPKEQQPYRRTPESSKEDEDSDYARDYRARSSQKRPVDSSITNKQKDSLAKVQSKDEYSERMPGHQATESQSRLDIVESRRRDQEIKSEKGHRKRAHTQTPERHISPVTYKDSLVEERQPISHVGGKKSDEKDRSRSNNVKENDKHHKSEIRQMMVEKVDQSNGDGAFDSGTEGSGKRRTDSKEKRKHKRSHREEVTSDNDDSYDSEIGEKKVSKRRRKEEKKQRKEEKRRRREERRRRREERRAEKLKRKDPNGTSSSDDEHSGRRESHPSDGEDAHSEQKKLEIELRKKAIESLKAKKGISH; encoded by the exons atGTCTGGTGGGTTTTTCCGG GGTACTTCTGCTGATCAAGACACTAGATTCTCGAATAAGCAAGCGAAACTGATGAAGTCTCAAAAATTCCCTCCTGAATTGGAACATCTG GTTGATATGAAGAAAGTGAAAATGGATGTCATGAGACCATGGATAGCTAATAGGGTTACAGAGATTCTTGGGTTTGAAGATGAAGTTCTTATCAACTTTATTTATGGCCTCCTCGATGCCAAG GAGGTGAATGGGAAGGAGGTTCAGATATCCCTTACAGGATTTATGGAGAAAAACACAGGAAAGTTTATGAAAGAGCTTTGGACACTACTTCTTAGTGCACAGAGGAATGAAAGTGGTGTTCCTCAGCAGTTCTTGGATGCGAAGGAAGAGGAAACACGAAAGAAGCAg GCAGAGGTGGATAGGATAACAAATGAAATTCAgaggaaaaaagaaaaggagagTAAAGAACTTGAGCGGGAGAGATCCAAGAAGATG GACGGTGGAGCTCAAATGAAGACCAATTTTGATGCTTTGGAGGCCTCAAAACATTTGCCAAAGGGTTCAAGTGGTTATCTGGAGGATGAGAAAGAAGTTGGCAATAGGAATGGCACGAGAGGGAGGAATAG GTTTTCTAGATCTCCTCAATCCATTGGTCATTCATCTTCACCCCGTCG AGGCTCACCTTCTCGTAACATCAG TGAGAAACACAAGTCAAGAAGTCTATCAAGATCACCAGAAGCACTAAAGCGAACCATTTCTCCTGATAGGGTTTACCGCTCACCAAGAAAAAGATCTGGTACACCTCGTAGGAGGTATCCATCTAGGGGTTCTCGTTCTCCTTCAAGGAGGATATCATCATATTCTAGGCAAAGGTCTAGATCACCTTCACTTCGCAGGTCACCATCTCCGGTGCGACGTAGACTGCGGTCACCAATTCGTGGCAGGTCACCTTCCCCAATTCGTCGTAGATCTCCTTCACCCATACGGCGTCGTAGATCTCCATCTCCTGTTCGGCGTCGTAGGTCTCCATCTCCCATTCGGCGCCGTAGGTCCCCGTCTCCCATTCGGCGCCGTAGATCCCCATCTCCCGTTGGGCGCCGTATGTCCCCATCTCCCATTGGGCGCCGAAGATCCCCATCTCCTATTCGACGTAGGAGATCTCCTTCCCCCCTCAGACGCCGCAGATCACCTTCCCCCATGAGTCGCATATCACCCTCACCTATTGGACGTGGTAGGTCACCCATGCTCACTCGGCGTAGGTCACCACCAGCCATGAGGCGTAGGTCTCCTATTCCACGACATAGATCACCCTCTCCAGTTCGCAGCAGGTACCAAAGATCTCCATCAACTTCCCTTGGTGAGTCTCCATCACTAAGAAACAGGTCACCAAACCCTGCCCAGAGGAGATCAGCTATTGCTCTGCCTAGGTCTCCTTCACCTTATGGTTCCAATTCTCCTTCTCCAATCCGGCGTAGAATTCATTCAGCTGTGAGGAGATCTTCGAAGGAGCATAGGATGTCACCTGAAGAATCTCCTGAGCAAAGAGTTAG TACGCAGGAAAAGTCACTTGCTGTGCCACGTAGGCCTACTAGTTCCTTGAGGTCTCCACAAAGAGATGTAAAACCTGTGTCACCTTTTCACTCAGAATCTCCACCAATTGCAAGGACTGGGAATTCTAGAGATGATAGAAG GTCAAATAGTCCACATGAGAGTCCTTTGAGGCAAAGAGGAGGGCGAAGAAATAG ATCTACTAGTTCATCTGGGAGCCCTGTGAGACAAAGAAAGGGTCGTACTACAAATGATGCCAGCTTAAGCCCTCCACTGAGGCCAAAAGAGCAGCAGCCCTATCGTAGAACTCCAGAATCTAGCAAAGAGGATGAAGATTCTGATTATGCTCG GGACTATAGAGCCAGGTCTTCACAGAAACGTCCGGTTGATTCTTCCATCACCAATAAGCAGAAAGACTCTCTTGCCAAGGTTCAGTCCAAGGATGAATACTCTGAAAGAATGCCTGGTCATCAGGCTACAGAATCTCAGAGCCGTCTTGATATTGTGGAATCAAGGAGAAGAGACCAGGAAATAAAGAG TGAGAAGGGTCATCGGAAGAGGGCTCATACTCAAACTCCTGAAAGGCATATTTCTCCTGTAACATACAAGGATTCCTTGGTGGAGGAGAGGCAACCTATTTCACATGTTGGAGGTAAAAAATCTGATGAGAAAGACCGTTCGCGCTCAAACAATGTTAAGGAGAATGATAAGCACCATAAATCAGAAATCAGGCAAATGATGGTTGAAAAAGTTGATCAAAGTAATGGCGATGGCGCTTTTGACTCTGGCACTGAGGGGAGTGGCAAGCGAAGAACTGATAGTAAGGAAAAGCGAAAGCATAAAAGATCACATAGGGAAGAAGTGACTTCAGATAATGATGACAGCTATGATTCTGAAATTGGAGAAAAGAAAGTGTCTAAGAGGAGAAGAAAGGAGGAAAAGAAGCAGCGAAAGGAGGAAAAACGGAGGCGGCGCGAGGAACGGCGTCGCAGGAGAGAAGAACGACGTGCAGAGAAGCTGAAACGGAAAGATCCAAATGGTACTAGTTCTTCTGATGATGAACATTCAGGGAGGAGGGAGTCTCATCCCAGTGATGGTGAAGATGCACATTCTGAGCAGAAGAAGCTTGAGATTGAGTTGAGGAAGAAGGCTATTGAATCACTCAAAGCAAAGAAGGGCATTAGCCACTGA
- the LOC136233012 gene encoding uncharacterized protein isoform X4, with amino-acid sequence MKTNFDALEASKHLPKGSSGYLEDEKEVGNRNGTRGRNRFSRSPQSIGHSSSPRRGSPSRNISEKHKSRSLSRSPEALKRTISPDRVYRSPRKRSGTPRRRYPSRGSRSPSRRISSYSRQRSRSPSLRRSPSPVRRRLRSPIRGRSPSPIRRRSPSPIRRRRSPSPVRRRRSPSPIRRRRSPSPIRRRRSPSPVGRRMSPSPIGRRRSPSPIRRRRSPSPLRRRRSPSPMSRISPSPIGRGRSPMLTRRRSPPAMRRRSPIPRHRSPSPVRSRYQRSPSTSLGESPSLRNRSPNPAQRRSAIALPRSPSPYGSNSPSPIRRRIHSAVRRSSKEHRMSPEESPEQRVSTQEKSLAVPRRPTSSLRSPQRDVKPVSPFHSESPPIARTGNSRDDRRSNSPHESPLRQRGGRRNRSTSSSGSPVRQRKGRTTNDASLSPPLRPKEQQPYRRTPESSKEDEDSDYARDYRARSSQKRPVDSSITNKQKDSLAKVQSKDEYSERMPGHQATESQSRLDIVESRRRDQEIKSEKGHRKRAHTQTPERHISPVTYKDSLVEERQPISHVGGKKSDEKDRSRSNNVKENDKHHKSEIRQMMVEKVDQSNGDGAFDSGTEGSGKRRTDSKEKRKHKRSHREEVTSDNDDSYDSEIGEKKVSKRRRKEEKKQRKEEKRRRREERRRRREERRAEKLKRKDPNGTSSSDDEHSGRRESHPSDGEDAHSEQKKLEIELRKKAIESLKAKKGISH; translated from the exons ATGAAGACCAATTTTGATGCTTTGGAGGCCTCAAAACATTTGCCAAAGGGTTCAAGTGGTTATCTGGAGGATGAGAAAGAAGTTGGCAATAGGAATGGCACGAGAGGGAGGAATAG GTTTTCTAGATCTCCTCAATCCATTGGTCATTCATCTTCACCCCGTCG AGGCTCACCTTCTCGTAACATCAG TGAGAAACACAAGTCAAGAAGTCTATCAAGATCACCAGAAGCACTAAAGCGAACCATTTCTCCTGATAGGGTTTACCGCTCACCAAGAAAAAGATCTGGTACACCTCGTAGGAGGTATCCATCTAGGGGTTCTCGTTCTCCTTCAAGGAGGATATCATCATATTCTAGGCAAAGGTCTAGATCACCTTCACTTCGCAGGTCACCATCTCCGGTGCGACGTAGACTGCGGTCACCAATTCGTGGCAGGTCACCTTCCCCAATTCGTCGTAGATCTCCTTCACCCATACGGCGTCGTAGATCTCCATCTCCTGTTCGGCGTCGTAGGTCTCCATCTCCCATTCGGCGCCGTAGGTCCCCGTCTCCCATTCGGCGCCGTAGATCCCCATCTCCCGTTGGGCGCCGTATGTCCCCATCTCCCATTGGGCGCCGAAGATCCCCATCTCCTATTCGACGTAGGAGATCTCCTTCCCCCCTCAGACGCCGCAGATCACCTTCCCCCATGAGTCGCATATCACCCTCACCTATTGGACGTGGTAGGTCACCCATGCTCACTCGGCGTAGGTCACCACCAGCCATGAGGCGTAGGTCTCCTATTCCACGACATAGATCACCCTCTCCAGTTCGCAGCAGGTACCAAAGATCTCCATCAACTTCCCTTGGTGAGTCTCCATCACTAAGAAACAGGTCACCAAACCCTGCCCAGAGGAGATCAGCTATTGCTCTGCCTAGGTCTCCTTCACCTTATGGTTCCAATTCTCCTTCTCCAATCCGGCGTAGAATTCATTCAGCTGTGAGGAGATCTTCGAAGGAGCATAGGATGTCACCTGAAGAATCTCCTGAGCAAAGAGTTAG TACGCAGGAAAAGTCACTTGCTGTGCCACGTAGGCCTACTAGTTCCTTGAGGTCTCCACAAAGAGATGTAAAACCTGTGTCACCTTTTCACTCAGAATCTCCACCAATTGCAAGGACTGGGAATTCTAGAGATGATAGAAG GTCAAATAGTCCACATGAGAGTCCTTTGAGGCAAAGAGGAGGGCGAAGAAATAG ATCTACTAGTTCATCTGGGAGCCCTGTGAGACAAAGAAAGGGTCGTACTACAAATGATGCCAGCTTAAGCCCTCCACTGAGGCCAAAAGAGCAGCAGCCCTATCGTAGAACTCCAGAATCTAGCAAAGAGGATGAAGATTCTGATTATGCTCG GGACTATAGAGCCAGGTCTTCACAGAAACGTCCGGTTGATTCTTCCATCACCAATAAGCAGAAAGACTCTCTTGCCAAGGTTCAGTCCAAGGATGAATACTCTGAAAGAATGCCTGGTCATCAGGCTACAGAATCTCAGAGCCGTCTTGATATTGTGGAATCAAGGAGAAGAGACCAGGAAATAAAGAG TGAGAAGGGTCATCGGAAGAGGGCTCATACTCAAACTCCTGAAAGGCATATTTCTCCTGTAACATACAAGGATTCCTTGGTGGAGGAGAGGCAACCTATTTCACATGTTGGAGGTAAAAAATCTGATGAGAAAGACCGTTCGCGCTCAAACAATGTTAAGGAGAATGATAAGCACCATAAATCAGAAATCAGGCAAATGATGGTTGAAAAAGTTGATCAAAGTAATGGCGATGGCGCTTTTGACTCTGGCACTGAGGGGAGTGGCAAGCGAAGAACTGATAGTAAGGAAAAGCGAAAGCATAAAAGATCACATAGGGAAGAAGTGACTTCAGATAATGATGACAGCTATGATTCTGAAATTGGAGAAAAGAAAGTGTCTAAGAGGAGAAGAAAGGAGGAAAAGAAGCAGCGAAAGGAGGAAAAACGGAGGCGGCGCGAGGAACGGCGTCGCAGGAGAGAAGAACGACGTGCAGAGAAGCTGAAACGGAAAGATCCAAATGGTACTAGTTCTTCTGATGATGAACATTCAGGGAGGAGGGAGTCTCATCCCAGTGATGGTGAAGATGCACATTCTGAGCAGAAGAAGCTTGAGATTGAGTTGAGGAAGAAGGCTATTGAATCACTCAAAGCAAAGAAGGGCATTAGCCACTGA
- the LOC136233012 gene encoding uncharacterized protein isoform X2 produces MSGGFFRGTSADQDTRFSNKQAKLMKSQKFPPELEHLVDMKKVKMDVMRPWIANRVTEILGFEDEVLINFIYGLLDAKEVNGKEVQISLTGFMEKNTGKFMKELWTLLLSAQRNESGVPQQFLDAKEEETRKKQAEVDRITNEIQRKKEKESKELERERSKKMDGGAQMKTNFDALEASKHLPKGSSGYLEDEKEVGNRNGTRGRNRFSRSPQSIGHSSSPRRGSPSRNISEKHKSRSLSRSPEALKRTISPDRVYRSPRKRSGTPRRRYPSRGSRSPSRRISSYSRQRSRSPSLRRSPSPVRRRLRSPIRGRSPSPIRRRSPSPIRRRRSPSPVRRRRSPSPIRRRRSPSPIRRRRSPSPVGRRMSPSPIGRRRSPSPIRRRRSPSPLRRRRSPSPMSRISPSPIGRGRSPMLTRRRSPPAMRRRSPIPRHRSPSPVRSRYQRSPSTSLGESPSLRNRSPNPAQRRSAIALPRSPSPYGSNSPSPIRRRIHSAVRRSSKEHRMSPEESPEQRVSTQEKSLAVPRRPTSSLRSPQRDVKPVSPFHSESPPIARTGNSRDDRRSTSSSGSPVRQRKGRTTNDASLSPPLRPKEQQPYRRTPESSKEDEDSDYARDYRARSSQKRPVDSSITNKQKDSLAKVQSKDEYSERMPGHQATESQSRLDIVESRRRDQEIKSEKGHRKRAHTQTPERHISPVTYKDSLVEERQPISHVGGKKSDEKDRSRSNNVKENDKHHKSEIRQMMVEKVDQSNGDGAFDSGTEGSGKRRTDSKEKRKHKRSHREEVTSDNDDSYDSEIGEKKVSKRRRKEEKKQRKEEKRRRREERRRRREERRAEKLKRKDPNGTSSSDDEHSGRRESHPSDGEDAHSEQKKLEIELRKKAIESLKAKKGISH; encoded by the exons atGTCTGGTGGGTTTTTCCGG GGTACTTCTGCTGATCAAGACACTAGATTCTCGAATAAGCAAGCGAAACTGATGAAGTCTCAAAAATTCCCTCCTGAATTGGAACATCTG GTTGATATGAAGAAAGTGAAAATGGATGTCATGAGACCATGGATAGCTAATAGGGTTACAGAGATTCTTGGGTTTGAAGATGAAGTTCTTATCAACTTTATTTATGGCCTCCTCGATGCCAAG GAGGTGAATGGGAAGGAGGTTCAGATATCCCTTACAGGATTTATGGAGAAAAACACAGGAAAGTTTATGAAAGAGCTTTGGACACTACTTCTTAGTGCACAGAGGAATGAAAGTGGTGTTCCTCAGCAGTTCTTGGATGCGAAGGAAGAGGAAACACGAAAGAAGCAg GCAGAGGTGGATAGGATAACAAATGAAATTCAgaggaaaaaagaaaaggagagTAAAGAACTTGAGCGGGAGAGATCCAAGAAGATG GACGGTGGAGCTCAAATGAAGACCAATTTTGATGCTTTGGAGGCCTCAAAACATTTGCCAAAGGGTTCAAGTGGTTATCTGGAGGATGAGAAAGAAGTTGGCAATAGGAATGGCACGAGAGGGAGGAATAG GTTTTCTAGATCTCCTCAATCCATTGGTCATTCATCTTCACCCCGTCG AGGCTCACCTTCTCGTAACATCAG TGAGAAACACAAGTCAAGAAGTCTATCAAGATCACCAGAAGCACTAAAGCGAACCATTTCTCCTGATAGGGTTTACCGCTCACCAAGAAAAAGATCTGGTACACCTCGTAGGAGGTATCCATCTAGGGGTTCTCGTTCTCCTTCAAGGAGGATATCATCATATTCTAGGCAAAGGTCTAGATCACCTTCACTTCGCAGGTCACCATCTCCGGTGCGACGTAGACTGCGGTCACCAATTCGTGGCAGGTCACCTTCCCCAATTCGTCGTAGATCTCCTTCACCCATACGGCGTCGTAGATCTCCATCTCCTGTTCGGCGTCGTAGGTCTCCATCTCCCATTCGGCGCCGTAGGTCCCCGTCTCCCATTCGGCGCCGTAGATCCCCATCTCCCGTTGGGCGCCGTATGTCCCCATCTCCCATTGGGCGCCGAAGATCCCCATCTCCTATTCGACGTAGGAGATCTCCTTCCCCCCTCAGACGCCGCAGATCACCTTCCCCCATGAGTCGCATATCACCCTCACCTATTGGACGTGGTAGGTCACCCATGCTCACTCGGCGTAGGTCACCACCAGCCATGAGGCGTAGGTCTCCTATTCCACGACATAGATCACCCTCTCCAGTTCGCAGCAGGTACCAAAGATCTCCATCAACTTCCCTTGGTGAGTCTCCATCACTAAGAAACAGGTCACCAAACCCTGCCCAGAGGAGATCAGCTATTGCTCTGCCTAGGTCTCCTTCACCTTATGGTTCCAATTCTCCTTCTCCAATCCGGCGTAGAATTCATTCAGCTGTGAGGAGATCTTCGAAGGAGCATAGGATGTCACCTGAAGAATCTCCTGAGCAAAGAGTTAG TACGCAGGAAAAGTCACTTGCTGTGCCACGTAGGCCTACTAGTTCCTTGAGGTCTCCACAAAGAGATGTAAAACCTGTGTCACCTTTTCACTCAGAATCTCCACCAATTGCAAGGACTGGGAATTCTAGAGATGATAGAAG ATCTACTAGTTCATCTGGGAGCCCTGTGAGACAAAGAAAGGGTCGTACTACAAATGATGCCAGCTTAAGCCCTCCACTGAGGCCAAAAGAGCAGCAGCCCTATCGTAGAACTCCAGAATCTAGCAAAGAGGATGAAGATTCTGATTATGCTCG GGACTATAGAGCCAGGTCTTCACAGAAACGTCCGGTTGATTCTTCCATCACCAATAAGCAGAAAGACTCTCTTGCCAAGGTTCAGTCCAAGGATGAATACTCTGAAAGAATGCCTGGTCATCAGGCTACAGAATCTCAGAGCCGTCTTGATATTGTGGAATCAAGGAGAAGAGACCAGGAAATAAAGAG TGAGAAGGGTCATCGGAAGAGGGCTCATACTCAAACTCCTGAAAGGCATATTTCTCCTGTAACATACAAGGATTCCTTGGTGGAGGAGAGGCAACCTATTTCACATGTTGGAGGTAAAAAATCTGATGAGAAAGACCGTTCGCGCTCAAACAATGTTAAGGAGAATGATAAGCACCATAAATCAGAAATCAGGCAAATGATGGTTGAAAAAGTTGATCAAAGTAATGGCGATGGCGCTTTTGACTCTGGCACTGAGGGGAGTGGCAAGCGAAGAACTGATAGTAAGGAAAAGCGAAAGCATAAAAGATCACATAGGGAAGAAGTGACTTCAGATAATGATGACAGCTATGATTCTGAAATTGGAGAAAAGAAAGTGTCTAAGAGGAGAAGAAAGGAGGAAAAGAAGCAGCGAAAGGAGGAAAAACGGAGGCGGCGCGAGGAACGGCGTCGCAGGAGAGAAGAACGACGTGCAGAGAAGCTGAAACGGAAAGATCCAAATGGTACTAGTTCTTCTGATGATGAACATTCAGGGAGGAGGGAGTCTCATCCCAGTGATGGTGAAGATGCACATTCTGAGCAGAAGAAGCTTGAGATTGAGTTGAGGAAGAAGGCTATTGAATCACTCAAAGCAAAGAAGGGCATTAGCCACTGA